ttatttttatcctaTTCGCCTGTCCGCCAATCTTGAGGGGCTTTTCCTCCACCTCTCTTTCTCTCACTCCGTTCGGGAAAGTCATTTTCGATGTTTTCACCGAGTTTTTTCTTTGCGTAACTGCTCCCTTTGGCCAGTTTTTATGTAACCTCTTGCTGATCACTTGTCGCTCTCATAGATACAATTGTTTCTTTGGCCCGTTGATGGTCCGttggctaaaaataaactgtgcCACTTTGTCGTCGTTGTGTCTTTATATAGCCGAACGctaattaaaatgtcaaaaattgCGTTAAAAGCGCTTAGCTGAAGAATTTATGTACAATTTGGCTTAATACAATTTGAGTTCGCGATGGAATTTCAAAGCCAATTCCCAAGTGCCATAAATTTTAGGCTGAGCAAGTGAGTGTCGCGTGATAAGTTATTTTATGATATGGATAATCTGTTAGTTAATGATAAGTCACCAGTCAAGCAAGACCAACTAAATTTTCATCCAAAATTCTTCTTATTGCAGCTCGTCAGAAAATGTTAGTCAACCAAACTTAGGCCAACAAGATTGCTTCATTCATCGCTCCCCAAGTTTATGGCGGGAATATCTGACATGACAAGAAAGTCATTGGCGTTGATAAGATGCATTATCAGCGGGGAAGACGAAGATGAAGAtccgcaacagcaacagcagcaattgAAAAGTGTTAAACAAGTCTACGATATGATAACCTAATTTCCTGCCAggaaagaggaaaaaaaaaattattaaaaaaaaatataacggGCCCAGAGAGAGACTCTTcagtgaaaagaaaaaacgtaaacgaaacgaaacgaaagtGAAAGATTTCATAAACGGGGCGTTCATATGTTTCAACGACATCCGAGGGCGTGGCGAAGGCCCAATAAActggcaaacaaacaataaacaacatAAACAGCGACATACACAGAAATTATAAACATTCGGATTCGGGCGGAAAACAACGGCTCGAAAATCCCCTGTGAACCGAAGTGGTGATCTTTGATGCGAAGAAACCTGCGCTTGGACTGGAGGGCCCTGGCGCTGCTGGGCGCCCTCCTCTCGCTGATCATCGACTGGCCGGGATTGGTCTTTGCGATGCCCTTGATGGCCAGCTTACCAGgctcatccacatccacagcGTCAGCCACATCGAACAGCACGAACAATAGCAATCTGTTTAGTAATAGTTATCTACAAAGTGATCATAGTCGTAGTAGTTTAGGGCCGAGCGCATTGAGTGAACGTAGTGTAAATCAAACCACAAATCAAAGTATTAATGTTGAATTTAATCAGAGCCTAAGCACGCAATTAACTGCCATAACAAGCACACCCCGATTCGCCAGCGAGGAGGACTCCGATCAGCTGGAGGAGCCGCTGGGATTTGTCATCTCGGCAGTGCCGAATGAGCATTTGGCTGTCCTGTCGCGTACCGAACGCAGCATTCGTCACCAGaatcaccagcagcagcagcagcagcagaagaagcACCACCACCATACGCAAAATAATCATCATCaccagcagcatcaacagTCGTCCGCTGACAATAATTTCATTGGTTCGAAATCGAAAAGACTGAGCAACCCTAGGAGTAATCTAAACATAAATAGTAGTAGCAGTAACACACCCATCAGCAATCTGGACCGCAACGAGCGCTCCACGGTGCCCCAGTCCCATTTGGCCTGGACATCCCGCAAGATCCAGCTGTACATCAAGAATCGCATCCTCCAACTGATGCGGGATGGAACCGTCAACGGAACCCAGGACGAGAACAGTGAATTCAGTAAGTAGACTAGTCACAGTTGTAGAAAAATTCATACccataatattataatttgatttgaattcaattagagttataaaaatattgaattgtttttttaaaagacctctttgttcaaaaataaaacaaaataaatgtaaattgttttctttaaaaacaagagTACTAAGATAGTGTCGTGTTATACGTAAAATTTCCTAAACATCCAATAACAAGCTAATCTGAAATGTTGTTCCAAAAACCATAAATGATACTCGTGTCCATTCAAAAATcgcttttttattaaataaaatagttaaaaaaaagaaacaaaaatgatGTTTCCAGATATTAAATCTATTTAATGACCTTGTAGTATGACATTGTATTAAATAtccagaaatatttaaaacaggtCTTAATGTATAGAGGGAACAGGGACAGTGTCACTAATTTTGGTCT
This genomic window from Drosophila gunungcola strain Sukarami chromosome 3R, Dgunungcola_SK_2, whole genome shotgun sequence contains:
- the LOC128262079 gene encoding uncharacterized membrane protein DDB_G0293934 isoform X4, with the protein product MRRNLRLDWRALALLGALLSLIIDWPGLVFAMPLMASLPGSSTSTASATSNSTNNSNLFSNSYLQSDHSRSSLGPSALSERSVNQTTNQSINVEFNQSLSTQLTAITSTPRFASEEDSDQLEEPLGFVISAVPNEHLAVLSRTERSIRHQNHQQQQQQQKKHHHHTQNNHHHQQHQQSSADNNFIGSKSKRLSNPRSNLNINSSSSNTPISNLDRNERSTVPQSHLAWTSRKIQLYIKNRILQLMRDGTVNGTQDENSEFTILQRSTVDVGRIKLQSVATCLYLCMDACGVPYGSPLIVAERLHRRLRLQREHGSAELQHVLLHVPLAGAAGLLLGPERKWPAPAHPDPRKPIAGQAQHLYERHHGDGAAGAGRAADRQEFWGQSR